A genomic segment from Blastococcus sp. PRF04-17 encodes:
- the paaB gene encoding 1,2-phenylacetyl-CoA epoxidase subunit PaaB — MSDLTAEGGHGAVPTGPEVPVTSSPGTVKHDWPLYEVFVRGKRGLNHVHVGSLHAPDDEMAVYAARDLYTRRNEGVSIWVVKAADITASSPDEKDPLFAPSGDKVYRHPTFYDLPDDVPHI; from the coding sequence ATGTCTGACCTCACCGCCGAAGGCGGCCACGGCGCCGTCCCCACCGGGCCGGAGGTCCCGGTGACCTCCAGCCCCGGGACCGTGAAGCACGACTGGCCGCTCTACGAGGTGTTCGTCCGCGGCAAGCGCGGGCTCAACCACGTGCACGTCGGCTCGCTGCACGCCCCGGACGACGAGATGGCCGTCTACGCCGCCCGCGACCTGTACACCCGCCGCAACGAGGGCGTGAGCATCTGGGTGGTCAAGGCGGCCGACATCACGGCGTCGAGCCCCGACGAGAAGGACCCGCTGTTCGCCCCCAGTGGCGACAAGGTCTACCGCCACCCGACGTTCTACGACCTCCCCGACGACGTCCCCCACATCTGA
- the paaA gene encoding 1,2-phenylacetyl-CoA epoxidase subunit PaaA: MAAPPLERAAPDEGTLQALFDATIAAGHRIEPRDWMPDGYRRTLIRQVAQHAHSEIIGMQPEGDWLLAAPSLRRKAILLAKVQDEAGHGMYLYAAAETLGADRADLTDKLIERKQKYSSIFNYPTLSYADVGVIGWLVDGAAICNQVPLCRSSYGPYARAMIRICKEESFHQRQGYELLLTMMGGTDAQRAMVQDAVDRWWWPSLMMFGPPDDDSPNSAQSMAWGIKRHSNDELRQRFVDMTVPQAEVLGVTLPDPDLTYDETSGHWRFGAIDWAEFKRVISGGGPMNDVRITRRRAARDDNAWVTEAAMAYAEKHADV, encoded by the coding sequence ATGGCGGCACCACCGCTCGAGCGAGCGGCCCCCGACGAGGGGACGCTGCAGGCCCTCTTCGACGCCACGATCGCCGCCGGCCACCGCATCGAGCCCCGCGACTGGATGCCCGACGGCTACCGGAGGACGCTGATCCGCCAGGTCGCCCAGCACGCGCACTCGGAGATCATCGGCATGCAGCCCGAGGGCGACTGGCTGCTCGCCGCCCCCAGCCTGCGGCGCAAGGCGATCCTGCTGGCCAAGGTGCAGGACGAGGCCGGCCACGGCATGTACCTCTACGCCGCCGCCGAGACGCTCGGTGCCGACCGGGCCGACCTCACCGACAAGCTCATCGAGCGCAAGCAGAAGTACAGCTCCATCTTCAACTACCCGACGCTGAGCTACGCCGACGTCGGGGTGATCGGCTGGCTGGTCGACGGAGCGGCGATCTGCAACCAGGTGCCGCTGTGCCGCTCCTCCTACGGCCCCTACGCCCGGGCGATGATCCGCATCTGCAAGGAGGAGTCCTTCCACCAGCGGCAGGGTTACGAGCTGCTGCTCACGATGATGGGCGGCACCGACGCCCAGCGGGCGATGGTCCAGGACGCCGTCGACCGCTGGTGGTGGCCCTCGCTGATGATGTTCGGCCCCCCGGACGACGACAGCCCGAACTCGGCGCAGTCGATGGCGTGGGGCATCAAGCGGCACAGCAACGACGAGCTGCGCCAGCGGTTCGTCGACATGACGGTGCCGCAGGCCGAGGTCCTCGGCGTGACGCTGCCCGACCCCGACCTCACCTACGACGAGACCTCGGGCCACTGGCGGTTCGGCGCGATCGACTGGGCGGAGTTCAAGCGGGTCATCAGCGGCGGCGGCCCCATGAACGACGTCCGGATCACCCGCCGTCGTGCCGCCCGCGACGACAACGCCTGGGTGACCGAGGCGGCGATGGCCTATGCGGAGAAGCACGCCGATGTCTGA
- a CDS encoding TetR/AcrR family transcriptional regulator — translation MTATTSRRGRPGHSLDSLLAVAVAVFDERGYEATSMEEVAARLGVTKSAIYHHVPSKGELLRLALDRALDALFAVTEEPAATTGPAIDRLEHVVRGSIRVLAAELPFVTLLLRLRGNSEVERRALDRRREFDRVVTGLVRAAEEQGDVRPDVDPAVIGRLLFGTVNSLTEWYRPDGGLTPDALADTVVAVAFTGLRARPVG, via the coding sequence ATGACCGCGACGACGAGCCGGCGCGGACGTCCCGGGCACTCGCTGGACTCGCTGCTCGCCGTCGCGGTGGCCGTGTTCGACGAGCGCGGCTACGAGGCGACCAGCATGGAGGAGGTCGCCGCGCGGCTCGGCGTCACCAAGTCGGCGATCTACCACCACGTGCCGAGCAAGGGAGAGCTGCTCCGGCTGGCACTCGATCGGGCGCTGGACGCGCTGTTCGCCGTCACCGAGGAGCCGGCGGCGACCACCGGCCCGGCGATCGACCGGCTCGAGCACGTCGTGCGCGGGTCGATCCGCGTGCTCGCCGCCGAGCTGCCGTTCGTGACGCTGCTGCTGCGGCTGCGCGGCAACTCGGAGGTGGAGCGGCGCGCCCTGGACCGGCGGCGCGAGTTCGACCGCGTGGTCACCGGGCTGGTCCGGGCCGCCGAGGAGCAGGGCGACGTCCGCCCGGACGTCGACCCGGCGGTCATCGGCCGGCTCCTGTTCGGCACCGTCAACTCGCTGACCGAGTGGTACCGGCCCGACGGCGGGCTGACCCCCGACGCGCTGGCCGACACGGTGGTGGCCGTCGCGTTCACCGGACTGCGCGCCCGGCCGGTGGGTTAG
- the mug gene encoding G/U mismatch-specific DNA glycosylase, which yields MRDKPLPDVVAPDLDVLFCGINPSLMSAARGHHFARPGNRFWPALHLAGLTPRLLTPDEDRELLRYGLGVTNLADRPTRAAAELTPDELREGGAALADLVAEYRPRVLAVLGVTAWRTAFGRPRATPGRQPERIGGAVTWVVPNPSGLNAHHQLADLARCYGALRPGGGGVDV from the coding sequence GTGCGCGACAAGCCCCTGCCCGACGTCGTCGCCCCGGACCTGGACGTGCTGTTCTGCGGGATCAACCCGTCCCTGATGTCGGCCGCCCGCGGGCACCACTTCGCGCGGCCGGGCAACCGGTTCTGGCCGGCGCTGCATCTCGCGGGGCTCACGCCGCGGCTGCTGACGCCGGACGAGGACCGCGAGCTGCTGCGCTACGGGCTCGGCGTCACGAACCTCGCCGACCGGCCGACCCGCGCCGCAGCCGAGCTGACTCCGGACGAGCTGCGGGAGGGCGGGGCGGCGCTGGCGGACCTGGTGGCGGAGTACCGCCCGCGGGTGCTCGCCGTCCTCGGCGTCACCGCCTGGCGGACGGCGTTCGGCCGGCCGCGGGCGACGCCGGGCCGGCAGCCCGAGCGGATCGGCGGAGCGGTGACGTGGGTGGTGCCGAACCCCAGCGGGCTCAACGCCCATCACCAGCTCGCCGACCTCGCGCGCTGCTACGGCGCGCTGCGTCCGGGCGGCGGCGGGGTCGACGTGTAG
- a CDS encoding nucleotide disphospho-sugar-binding domain-containing protein, protein MPEVSSRRFLMAVIDGGGTLPPALGLARELVRRGHHVDVLADPTGETSARSAGCGFLPWRTAPSFSSVAEQTALIRELERGHPGRQLAAARDRLFIGPAAAYADDVVAAVADRHPDALLLEGAVPGILIGGIASGLPTAALMPNIYLPPTRGMPVFGTGWLPGAGPLGRARDAMALTVLRSLARRLGRALEPALRAHGQQPVDDMFGLLDRCTEVLVMTSPSFDFSSPHIPGNVHFVGPQLDDPDWAASDDWRPDGDGPLVLVAASSVFQDQADLLRRASAALGRLPVRGLVTTGRAVDPAAVPAPANVRVVRAAPHGAVLRETAVVVTHAGHGTVLKTLAAGVPLVCMPMGRDQKDNTVRVLRLGAGVRVPKSAPPVRIAAAVRRLLDDPAPARAARQFADTLAKERDTRPSAADRAEGLLSG, encoded by the coding sequence ATGCCAGAGGTCTCCTCCCGTCGGTTCCTCATGGCGGTCATCGACGGCGGCGGCACCCTGCCGCCCGCGCTGGGCCTGGCCCGGGAGCTGGTCCGGCGCGGCCACCACGTCGACGTCCTCGCCGACCCCACCGGGGAGACGTCGGCGCGATCGGCCGGGTGCGGCTTCCTGCCCTGGCGCACCGCGCCGTCCTTCTCCTCGGTCGCCGAGCAGACCGCGCTGATCCGCGAGTTGGAGCGCGGACATCCGGGGCGGCAGCTCGCCGCGGCCCGCGACCGGCTCTTCATCGGCCCCGCCGCCGCCTACGCCGACGACGTCGTCGCCGCGGTGGCGGACCGGCACCCGGACGCCCTGCTCCTGGAGGGCGCAGTACCGGGGATCCTCATCGGGGGCATCGCCAGCGGGCTGCCGACGGCCGCCCTCATGCCGAACATCTACCTGCCCCCGACCCGCGGGATGCCGGTGTTCGGCACCGGGTGGCTGCCGGGCGCGGGGCCGCTGGGCCGGGCCCGCGACGCGATGGCCCTCACCGTCCTGCGATCGCTGGCCCGCCGGCTCGGGCGCGCCCTGGAACCGGCGCTGCGCGCCCACGGCCAGCAACCCGTCGACGACATGTTCGGGCTGCTGGACCGGTGCACCGAGGTCCTGGTGATGACCAGCCCCTCGTTCGACTTCAGCTCACCGCACATCCCGGGCAACGTGCACTTCGTCGGCCCACAGCTGGACGACCCGGACTGGGCCGCATCCGACGACTGGCGGCCGGACGGCGACGGCCCGCTGGTCCTGGTCGCCGCCAGCTCGGTGTTCCAGGACCAGGCCGATCTGCTGCGCCGGGCCTCCGCGGCGCTCGGCCGGCTGCCGGTGCGGGGGCTGGTCACCACGGGACGCGCGGTCGATCCGGCCGCCGTCCCCGCCCCGGCCAACGTGCGGGTCGTGCGCGCCGCACCCCACGGCGCCGTGCTCCGCGAGACCGCCGTGGTGGTCACGCACGCCGGCCACGGCACCGTCCTCAAGACCCTGGCCGCCGGCGTGCCACTCGTGTGCATGCCGATGGGCCGCGACCAGAAGGACAACACCGTGCGCGTGCTCCGCCTCGGTGCCGGGGTCCGGGTGCCGAAGTCGGCGCCGCCGGTCCGCATCGCCGCCGCGGTGCGACGACTGCTCGACGACCCCGCCCCCGCCCGTGCCGCCCGGCAGTTCGCCGACACCCTGGCGAAGGAGCGAGACACCCGGCCGAGCGCCGCCGACCGCGCCGAGGGGCTGCTGTCCGGCTGA
- a CDS encoding nuclear transport factor 2 family protein, translating to MDDDVRAVLAAEDLRYDALLGPDLATLDRLFDDRLSYAHSSGVRDTKAEYLAKIERGYYVYHRLDHPVERVDVVGDTAVVVGRMTADLLVDGTAKTIDNLALAVWARPDGDWRLLAYASTPLPRT from the coding sequence ATGGACGACGACGTCCGCGCCGTCCTGGCCGCCGAGGACCTCCGGTACGACGCTTTGCTGGGACCCGACCTGGCCACGCTGGACCGGCTGTTCGACGACCGGCTCAGCTACGCCCACTCCAGCGGCGTCCGGGACACCAAGGCCGAGTACCTCGCCAAGATCGAGCGCGGCTACTACGTCTACCACCGGCTCGACCATCCGGTGGAGCGCGTGGACGTCGTCGGCGACACCGCCGTCGTGGTCGGCCGGATGACCGCGGACCTGCTGGTCGACGGAACGGCGAAGACGATCGACAACCTGGCGCTGGCCGTGTGGGCGAGGCCGGACGGCGACTGGCGCCTGCTCGCCTACGCCTCCACCCCCCTGCCCCGCACCTGA
- a CDS encoding DUF5313 family protein, translated as MPTKELPDVTETPAPKLRRPGPVRWFWYALGGRLPARFSPWVLHDTTTRTWGLRHVLRSFVQLAVPIGLVLLLVPGEFWIRGMAALGGVFLALFFSLAYMPETTENRIVRAGYPAGTATATRERLAMARAEQESERRRAAAARRAERYRARQGR; from the coding sequence GTGCCCACGAAGGAGCTGCCGGACGTGACCGAGACCCCCGCGCCGAAGCTGCGCCGTCCCGGCCCCGTTCGCTGGTTCTGGTACGCCCTGGGCGGCCGGCTCCCCGCCCGGTTCAGCCCGTGGGTCCTGCACGACACCACCACGCGCACCTGGGGGCTGCGTCACGTACTGCGCTCCTTCGTGCAGCTCGCCGTGCCGATCGGCCTGGTGCTGCTGCTCGTCCCCGGCGAGTTCTGGATCCGTGGCATGGCCGCGCTCGGTGGGGTCTTCCTCGCCCTGTTCTTCTCCCTGGCCTACATGCCGGAGACGACCGAGAACCGGATCGTGCGCGCCGGCTACCCGGCCGGGACGGCGACAGCTACCCGCGAGCGGCTCGCGATGGCCCGGGCCGAGCAGGAGAGCGAGCGCCGGCGGGCAGCCGCCGCCCGCCGGGCCGAGCGCTACCGGGCCCGCCAGGGTCGCTGA
- a CDS encoding MarR family winged helix-turn-helix transcriptional regulator has translation MTTTSELDAVDALALDQQVCFALSVAARNVVAVYRPFLEPMGLTHPQYLVMLALWEQGPLSVTRLSRLLQLDPGTLSPLVKRLEAAGYVRRGRDPRDERALSIELTTAGRALRSRAEQIPPGIVGKLGMDLDELKALHTSLTRVIAASQRALGEQDAT, from the coding sequence ATGACGACGACTTCCGAGCTCGACGCTGTCGACGCTCTGGCGCTCGACCAGCAGGTCTGCTTCGCGCTGTCGGTGGCGGCTCGCAACGTCGTCGCCGTCTACCGGCCGTTCCTCGAGCCGATGGGCCTGACGCACCCTCAGTACCTCGTCATGCTCGCCCTCTGGGAACAGGGGCCACTGTCGGTCACGCGGCTCAGCCGCCTGCTCCAGCTCGATCCGGGCACTCTGTCCCCGCTGGTCAAGCGGCTGGAGGCGGCCGGCTACGTGCGCCGGGGCCGGGATCCGCGTGACGAGCGGGCGCTGTCGATCGAGCTGACCACCGCCGGCCGCGCCCTGCGCAGCCGCGCCGAGCAGATCCCGCCCGGCATCGTCGGCAAACTGGGCATGGACCTGGACGAGCTGAAGGCGCTCCACACCTCGCTGACGCGGGTGATCGCGGCGTCCCAGCGCGCGCTCGGCGAGCAGGATGCGACCTGA
- a CDS encoding LutC/YkgG family protein: MSAREEILGRIRTALGEHRAPVPDIVRGYRTADGRPTTELLDVLVDRLEDYKATVVRCLADEVAGTVATALQAALGAHSHGDVVVAPGLPAEWRPDGAVEDDGRPAVALAEHAATVTGVTVAVADTGTLVLDGSPRCGRRALSLLPDCLVCVVTSDQVVGGVPEGLARLDPRAPLTLISGPSATSDIELQRVEGVHGPRTLVVVLVT, translated from the coding sequence ATGAGCGCCCGCGAGGAGATCCTCGGCCGGATCCGGACGGCGCTCGGCGAGCACCGCGCCCCCGTGCCGGACATCGTGCGCGGCTACCGCACCGCCGACGGGCGGCCGACCACCGAGCTCCTCGACGTGCTCGTCGACCGGCTGGAGGACTACAAGGCGACGGTCGTGCGCTGTCTGGCGGACGAGGTGGCCGGCACGGTCGCCACCGCGCTGCAGGCGGCGCTCGGGGCCCACTCGCACGGTGACGTGGTCGTCGCCCCGGGCCTGCCCGCTGAGTGGCGGCCGGACGGCGCGGTCGAGGACGACGGCCGCCCGGCCGTGGCACTGGCCGAGCACGCGGCCACGGTCACCGGCGTCACCGTGGCGGTCGCCGACACCGGCACCCTCGTGCTCGACGGCAGCCCGCGCTGCGGCCGCCGTGCCCTGTCGCTGCTGCCCGACTGCCTGGTCTGCGTGGTGACCTCGGACCAGGTCGTCGGCGGCGTACCGGAGGGTCTCGCGCGGCTCGATCCGCGCGCCCCGCTGACGCTGATCAGCGGTCCGTCGGCCACCAGCGACATCGAGCTGCAGCGCGTCGAGGGCGTGCACGGCCCCCGCACGCTGGTCGTCGTCCTGGTCACCTGA
- a CDS encoding LutB/LldF family L-lactate oxidation iron-sulfur protein, giving the protein MSAVDLGMPSLPHAPRGVGHLRGDRSFPDAARESLRDGQLRANLGHATSTIRAKRKAVVDEVPDWAELREAGRAIKAATMARLDEHLVALEEQVTARGGTVHWARDAEEANEIVIRLVQATGTDEVVKVKSMATQEIGLNEALEAAGIAAHETDLAELIVQLGEDTPSHILVPAIHKNRAEIREIFLRTMPQFQEQGVDADLTDEPRRLAMAARAHLRERFLRARVAISGANFAVAETGTLAVVESEGNGRMCLTLPRTLITVMGIEKVVPTWRDLEVFLQLLPRSSTGERMNPYTSLWAGVTPGDGPQEFHLVLVDNGRTAVLADEVGRAALHCIRCSACLNVCPVYERAGGHAYGSVYPGPIGAVLSPQLTGVEDNASLPYASSLCGACYDVCPVAIDIPSILVHLRAEHVEAQERTTPEAVAFRALAKAMSTPRLWRLAQRAAGLGRLLSRGKPTLPAALPPPASKWTRTRDLPTPPRETFTQQWVRERGR; this is encoded by the coding sequence GTGAGCGCCGTCGACCTGGGGATGCCGTCGCTGCCTCATGCGCCCCGGGGGGTGGGCCACCTGCGCGGCGACCGCTCGTTCCCCGACGCCGCGCGCGAGTCCCTGCGGGACGGCCAGCTGCGGGCAAATCTCGGCCACGCGACCTCGACCATCCGCGCCAAGCGCAAGGCCGTCGTCGACGAGGTGCCCGACTGGGCGGAGCTCCGCGAGGCCGGGCGGGCGATCAAGGCCGCCACCATGGCCCGGCTCGACGAGCACCTCGTCGCCCTCGAGGAGCAGGTCACCGCCCGCGGCGGCACCGTGCACTGGGCCCGCGACGCCGAGGAGGCCAACGAGATCGTCATCCGGCTCGTGCAGGCGACCGGCACCGACGAGGTGGTCAAGGTCAAGTCGATGGCCACCCAGGAGATCGGCCTCAACGAGGCGCTCGAAGCGGCCGGCATCGCCGCGCACGAGACCGACCTCGCCGAGCTCATCGTCCAGCTCGGCGAGGACACGCCGAGCCACATCCTCGTCCCGGCCATCCACAAGAACCGGGCCGAGATCCGCGAGATCTTCCTGCGGACGATGCCGCAGTTCCAGGAGCAGGGCGTCGACGCCGACCTCACCGACGAGCCGCGCCGGCTGGCCATGGCCGCGCGAGCCCATCTGCGCGAGCGGTTCCTCCGCGCCCGGGTCGCCATCAGCGGCGCCAACTTCGCCGTCGCCGAGACCGGCACCCTCGCCGTCGTCGAGTCGGAGGGCAACGGGCGGATGTGCCTCACCCTTCCGCGGACACTCATCACGGTCATGGGCATCGAGAAGGTGGTGCCGACCTGGCGCGACCTCGAGGTGTTCCTCCAGCTGCTCCCCCGCAGCTCCACCGGCGAGCGGATGAACCCGTACACGTCGCTGTGGGCCGGCGTGACGCCCGGCGACGGGCCGCAGGAGTTCCACCTGGTCCTGGTGGACAACGGGCGGACGGCGGTGCTCGCCGACGAGGTGGGCCGCGCGGCGCTGCACTGCATCCGCTGCTCGGCCTGCCTCAACGTCTGCCCCGTGTACGAGCGCGCCGGTGGGCACGCCTACGGCTCGGTCTATCCGGGCCCCATCGGCGCCGTCCTCTCCCCGCAGCTGACCGGGGTCGAGGACAACGCCTCGCTGCCCTACGCGAGCAGCCTGTGCGGTGCCTGCTACGACGTCTGCCCGGTGGCCATCGACATCCCGTCGATCCTGGTGCACCTGCGCGCCGAGCACGTCGAGGCGCAGGAGCGGACCACGCCCGAGGCCGTCGCGTTCCGGGCGCTGGCCAAGGCCATGTCCACCCCACGCCTCTGGCGGCTCGCGCAGCGAGCGGCCGGCCTGGGTCGGCTCCTGTCCCGCGGGAAGCCGACCCTGCCCGCCGCGCTGCCGCCGCCGGCGTCGAAGTGGACGCGCACCCGCGACCTGCCGACCCCGCCGCGCGAGACGTTCACGCAGCAGTGGGTCCGGGAGCGCGGCCGATGA
- a CDS encoding (Fe-S)-binding protein, giving the protein MKVALFATCLVDTMVPQVATATAVLLERLGHDVVVPPGQSCCGQMHVNTGYRREAVPIVANHVRAFAGALSSGVEAIVAPSGSCVASIHHQQAMVARRAGDHALADDAAALADRTYELSQFLVDVLGVTDVGAYYPHRVTYHPTCHSLRMLRVGDRPLQLLRAVRGLDLVELPAADQCCGFGGTFAVKNAETSTAMLTDKMANVLSTHAEVCTAGDASCLMHIGGGLSRLRAGTRTVHLAEILASTEEAVTPRQSTSPAVPR; this is encoded by the coding sequence GTGAAGGTCGCTCTCTTCGCCACCTGCCTGGTCGACACGATGGTGCCGCAGGTGGCGACGGCGACCGCCGTGTTGCTCGAGCGGCTCGGCCACGACGTCGTCGTCCCGCCCGGGCAGTCCTGCTGCGGCCAGATGCATGTCAACACCGGCTACCGCCGCGAGGCGGTGCCGATCGTCGCCAACCACGTGCGCGCCTTCGCCGGGGCCCTGTCTTCTGGTGTCGAGGCGATCGTCGCGCCGTCCGGCTCGTGCGTGGCCTCGATCCACCACCAGCAGGCGATGGTCGCCCGCCGTGCCGGCGACCACGCGCTCGCCGACGACGCGGCGGCACTCGCCGACCGGACGTACGAGCTGTCCCAGTTCCTGGTCGACGTCCTCGGCGTGACCGACGTCGGCGCGTACTACCCGCACCGCGTGACCTACCACCCCACCTGCCACTCGCTGCGCATGCTCCGGGTCGGCGACCGGCCGCTGCAGCTGCTGCGGGCGGTGCGGGGCCTCGACCTGGTGGAGCTCCCGGCCGCCGACCAGTGCTGCGGCTTCGGCGGCACGTTCGCGGTGAAGAACGCGGAGACGTCGACCGCGATGCTCACCGACAAGATGGCCAACGTGCTGTCCACGCACGCGGAGGTGTGCACGGCCGGCGACGCGTCCTGCCTGATGCACATCGGCGGCGGCCTGTCGCGGCTGCGCGCCGGTACGCGGACGGTGCACCTGGCCGAGATCCTGGCGTCGACCGAGGAAGCCGTCACGCCGCGGCAGTCGACCTCCCCGGCGGTCCCCCGATGA
- a CDS encoding fumarylacetoacetate hydrolase family protein — MRFVGIRRNGGPVEVASLSDDGTQVAVVAGLEEFWADAAGHLARAPSGGVHPVGDVEFVPPVLPGARVICIGLNYLAHVAEGSYATEGVPPHPTLFARWTQSLTVHGAEVPVPSNEDGIDWEGEIVAYVGRPLVDATPDEALAAVVGYSCFNDLTARRAQKLTSQWILGKNGDNSGPLGPMVPASQVGDLREGLRVRTRVNGETVQDGRTDQMVYTVGDTLSLISHTFTLRPGDLLATGTPSGVGYGRTPPWLLQPGDVVEVEVERIGTLRNRIVGNDARRPV; from the coding sequence ATGAGATTCGTGGGCATCCGGCGGAACGGCGGACCCGTGGAGGTGGCATCGCTCTCCGACGACGGCACGCAGGTGGCCGTGGTCGCCGGCCTCGAGGAGTTCTGGGCCGACGCGGCCGGGCACCTGGCCCGCGCCCCCTCCGGCGGGGTCCACCCGGTCGGGGACGTCGAGTTCGTGCCACCGGTGCTGCCGGGTGCCCGGGTCATCTGCATCGGCCTGAACTACCTCGCCCACGTAGCGGAGGGCTCCTACGCGACGGAGGGCGTGCCGCCGCACCCGACCCTGTTCGCCCGCTGGACGCAGTCCCTGACCGTGCACGGCGCGGAGGTGCCGGTTCCCTCGAACGAGGACGGCATCGACTGGGAGGGCGAGATCGTGGCCTACGTCGGCCGCCCACTGGTGGACGCCACCCCCGACGAGGCACTGGCTGCCGTCGTCGGCTACTCGTGCTTCAACGACCTCACCGCGCGACGGGCCCAGAAGCTCACCAGCCAGTGGATCCTGGGCAAGAACGGGGACAACTCCGGCCCGCTGGGGCCCATGGTCCCGGCGTCGCAGGTGGGCGACCTCCGAGAAGGCCTCCGGGTGCGCACCCGCGTCAACGGCGAGACTGTCCAGGACGGCCGCACCGACCAGATGGTCTACACCGTCGGCGACACCCTCTCGCTCATCTCCCACACGTTCACGCTGCGCCCCGGTGATCTCCTCGCCACCGGCACACCGTCCGGTGTCGGATACGGGCGGACGCCGCCCTGGCTGCTCCAGCCCGGCGACGTGGTCGAGGTGGAGGTCGAGCGCATCGGCACCCTGCGCAACAGGATCGTCGGCAACGACGCCCGGAGACCGGTGTGA
- a CDS encoding alcohol dehydrogenase catalytic domain-containing protein, with translation MRGAVLHAPGDVRIEQLPDPEVADPTDAVIRLSATCVCGSDLWPYRGINEVTEPAPIGHEYCGVVEEVGAGVTSVRPGQFVIGSFIASDNTCAHCRAATRAPARTASA, from the coding sequence GTGCGCGGAGCCGTCCTGCACGCCCCTGGAGACGTCCGGATCGAGCAGTTGCCCGACCCGGAGGTCGCCGACCCCACCGACGCGGTCATCCGGCTGTCGGCCACCTGCGTCTGCGGTTCGGACCTGTGGCCCTACCGCGGTATCAACGAGGTCACCGAGCCGGCGCCGATCGGGCACGAGTACTGCGGGGTGGTCGAGGAGGTCGGCGCCGGCGTCACCTCGGTCCGGCCCGGCCAGTTCGTCATCGGCTCGTTCATCGCCTCCGACAACACGTGCGCGCACTGCCGGGCGGCTACCAGAGCGCCTGCGCGCACCGCGTCGGCATGA
- a CDS encoding zinc-binding dehydrogenase, which translates to MRALPGGYQSACAHRVGMTGAQAELLRVPHADGTLVALPDQPDAELLPSLLTLSDVMGTGWFAAVAAGVQPGMTVAVVGDGAVGLLGVLSARQMGAERIIAMSRHEPRQKLATEFGATDVVAERGDEAVARIRDLTDGVGADAVLECVGTDEAMSQAIKSTRAGGGVGFVGVPHGVSIPGGRLFSTMVRLHGGPAPVRRFLPDLIDATLRGEIDPGRVFDLDLPLAEVAEGYRAMDERRAIKAYLRP; encoded by the coding sequence GTGCGCGCACTGCCGGGCGGCTACCAGAGCGCCTGCGCGCACCGCGTCGGCATGACCGGCGCCCAGGCCGAGCTGCTGCGCGTCCCGCACGCCGACGGCACCCTCGTGGCGCTGCCCGACCAGCCCGACGCGGAGCTCCTGCCGAGCCTGCTCACGCTGTCCGACGTCATGGGCACCGGCTGGTTCGCCGCGGTCGCCGCCGGCGTGCAGCCCGGCATGACCGTCGCCGTCGTCGGGGACGGCGCCGTGGGCCTGCTCGGCGTGCTGTCGGCCCGGCAGATGGGCGCCGAGCGGATTATCGCGATGAGCCGGCACGAGCCGCGGCAGAAGCTGGCGACCGAGTTCGGCGCCACCGACGTCGTGGCCGAGCGCGGCGACGAGGCGGTCGCGCGGATCCGCGATCTGACCGACGGGGTGGGCGCGGACGCCGTCCTGGAGTGCGTCGGCACCGACGAGGCGATGAGCCAGGCCATCAAGTCGACCCGGGCCGGCGGGGGAGTGGGCTTCGTCGGCGTCCCCCACGGGGTGTCGATCCCCGGCGGGCGGCTGTTCTCGACGATGGTGCGGCTGCACGGCGGCCCGGCGCCGGTCCGCCGGTTCCTGCCCGACCTGATCGACGCGACCCTGCGCGGGGAGATCGATCCCGGGCGGGTGTTCGACCTCGACCTGCCGCTGGCCGAGGTGGCCGAGGGCTACCGCGCGATGGACGAGCGGCGCGCGATCAAGGCCTACCTCCGGCCCTGA